A genomic stretch from Pseudomonas alkylphenolica includes:
- a CDS encoding glutamine synthetase family protein: MTTTKSFPDLLTEVRDFRTRFPEVRYVDLISLDIPGHFYGKRYPIDMLEKVAAGSPLKLPQNCVLLGVQGGLFPIGDYCFHDGDPDAPRRLIPGTLKPVRWENQPLGQMLISSDGTHAPIEFEPREVLAQVLQRLQRRGIRPVVAFELEFYLFDRSLKEGLPQFPRDPFSDDPDDQPNMHIERLSRYSDVLREMVEAANEQGVDANVITAELGPGQFEINFGHCDDGLRAADWAALFCRSTRGVALKHGMRASFMSKPYLEAPGSGMHVHVSLYDQDGNNLLAADEQRPLRHAVAGCLELLPSCMPIFAANHNAMRRYGAMVNAASRASWGFEDRDACIRIPESDPRNLRIEHRLAGADANPYLVLAAILSGMEHGLDAAREPIAPLNEDRSSGIEFPKDMLSAVSAMRQHPVVNQSLGSEFVMVYCENKRQDHLAFMQDISAREYRWFL, encoded by the coding sequence ATGACAACAACAAAAAGCTTTCCCGATCTGCTCACTGAAGTCCGTGACTTTCGCACTCGATTCCCCGAGGTGCGCTATGTCGACCTGATCAGCCTGGACATTCCCGGGCACTTCTATGGCAAGCGCTACCCGATCGACATGCTCGAGAAGGTCGCCGCCGGCAGCCCCTTGAAGCTGCCGCAGAACTGCGTGCTGCTGGGCGTCCAGGGCGGTCTGTTTCCGATCGGCGACTACTGCTTCCACGATGGCGACCCGGATGCGCCACGGCGCCTGATCCCCGGCACGCTCAAACCGGTGCGCTGGGAGAACCAGCCGCTGGGGCAGATGCTGATCAGCTCCGACGGCACCCACGCGCCCATCGAGTTCGAACCGCGGGAAGTGCTCGCCCAGGTCCTGCAGCGTCTGCAGCGTCGCGGCATTCGCCCGGTAGTCGCGTTCGAGCTGGAGTTCTACCTGTTCGACCGCAGCCTCAAGGAAGGTCTGCCACAGTTTCCCCGCGACCCGTTCAGCGATGACCCCGACGACCAGCCGAACATGCACATCGAGCGTCTGTCACGTTACTCCGACGTACTGCGCGAGATGGTCGAGGCTGCCAATGAACAAGGCGTGGACGCTAACGTCATCACTGCCGAACTTGGCCCTGGTCAGTTCGAGATCAACTTCGGCCACTGCGACGACGGCCTGCGCGCTGCCGACTGGGCCGCACTGTTCTGCCGCAGCACCCGTGGCGTGGCACTCAAGCACGGCATGCGCGCCAGCTTCATGAGCAAGCCTTACCTGGAGGCACCGGGCAGCGGCATGCATGTGCATGTCAGCCTGTATGACCAGGACGGCAACAACCTGCTCGCCGCCGATGAGCAGCGCCCGTTGCGCCATGCCGTGGCCGGCTGCCTGGAACTGCTGCCCAGCTGCATGCCGATCTTCGCCGCCAACCACAATGCGATGCGTCGCTACGGCGCCATGGTCAATGCGGCCAGCCGCGCCAGCTGGGGTTTTGAGGACCGTGACGCGTGCATTCGCATCCCCGAATCCGACCCGCGCAACCTGCGTATCGAACATCGCCTGGCCGGTGCCGATGCCAACCCGTACCTGGTCCTGGCCGCGATCCTCAGCGGCATGGAACATGGCCTGGATGCCGCCCGGGAGCCCATCGCGCCGCTCAACGAAGATCGCAGCAGTGGCATCGAATTTCCCAAGGACATGCTCAGTGCCGTCAGTGCCATGCGCCAGCACCCGGTAGTCAACCAGAGCCTGGGCAGTGAATTCGTGATGGTCTATTGCGAGAACAAGCGTCAGGACCATCTGGCGTTCATGCAGGACATCAGCGCCCGGGAGTACCGCTGGTTCCTTTGA
- a CDS encoding bleomycin resistance protein, which translates to MFKMNALVPELIVSDLGQSLRFYCDVLGFKVEYDRAEDKFAFLSFGNSQIMLEQDWHTDSPWRVGPLEPPFGRGMNLSIECPDALALAGALERAGYTLRQAVEERWYRSNDQHRGQRNFLVLDPDGYLLRFAEDLGWR; encoded by the coding sequence ATGTTCAAGATGAACGCCCTGGTCCCGGAACTGATCGTTTCCGACCTCGGGCAAAGCCTACGCTTTTACTGCGACGTGTTGGGCTTCAAGGTTGAGTACGACCGCGCGGAGGACAAGTTTGCCTTTCTGTCCTTCGGCAACAGCCAGATCATGCTCGAGCAAGACTGGCACACGGACTCGCCCTGGCGTGTTGGGCCATTGGAGCCGCCGTTTGGCCGTGGGATGAACCTGTCCATCGAATGCCCCGATGCCTTGGCGTTGGCAGGCGCTCTGGAGCGGGCAGGTTACACCCTTAGACAGGCGGTTGAGGAGCGTTGGTACCGTAGCAATGATCAGCACCGGGGGCAGCGGAATTTTCTGGTGCTTGATCCGGATGGGTATTTGCTGCGATTTGCTGAAGATCTGGGGTGGCGATAG
- the yghU gene encoding glutathione-dependent disulfide-bond oxidoreductase → MSKAPYTPPKVWTHDAPSGGEFANINRPVAGPTHDKVLPVGKHPLQLYSLATPNGVKVTILLEELLALGVSAAEYDAWLIRIGEGDQFSSGFVEINPNSKIPALLDRSVEPAIRVFESGSILLYLAEKFGHFLPSDPAGRTETLNWLFWQMGSAPYLGGGFGHFYAYAPEKFEYPINRFTMEAKRQLDVLDRRLSENRYLAGDSYTIADIAVWPWYGQLVRGNLYSAGEFLNVQQYTHVQRWAEEIAKRPAVLRGQRVNRTWGDEETQVPERHQAADLD, encoded by the coding sequence ATGAGCAAAGCACCCTATACCCCGCCCAAGGTCTGGACGCATGACGCCCCGTCGGGTGGTGAATTCGCCAACATCAACCGGCCAGTCGCCGGGCCGACCCATGACAAGGTACTACCGGTCGGCAAGCATCCCTTGCAGCTTTATTCATTGGCCACCCCCAATGGCGTGAAGGTCACCATCCTGCTCGAAGAACTGCTGGCGCTCGGGGTTAGCGCCGCCGAGTACGACGCCTGGCTGATCCGCATTGGCGAAGGCGATCAGTTCTCCAGCGGCTTTGTCGAGATCAACCCCAACTCGAAGATACCGGCCTTGCTGGACCGTAGCGTGGAGCCGGCCATTCGCGTGTTTGAGTCCGGTTCGATCCTGCTGTACCTGGCAGAAAAATTCGGCCATTTCCTGCCCTCCGACCCCGCTGGGCGTACGGAAACCTTGAACTGGCTGTTCTGGCAAATGGGCTCGGCACCTTACCTTGGTGGCGGCTTCGGACATTTCTATGCATACGCGCCAGAGAAGTTCGAGTACCCGATCAACCGCTTCACCATGGAAGCGAAACGCCAACTCGATGTGCTTGATCGCCGCCTCAGCGAAAACCGCTATCTGGCGGGTGACAGCTACACCATTGCCGATATTGCCGTCTGGCCGTGGTACGGCCAGCTGGTGCGGGGCAACCTGTATTCGGCGGGTGAGTTCCTCAATGTGCAGCAATACACCCACGTGCAACGCTGGGCAGAAGAGATCGCCAAACGCCCTGCGGTACTGCGTGGGCAACGGGTAAACCGGACCTGGGGAGATGAGGAAACCCAGGTGCCGGAGCGGCATCAGGCAGCGGATCTGGACTGA
- a CDS encoding Ig-like domain-containing protein — protein MQRRSTLDLFRYSGVASALLIALGISSASAVPMDDTSPPSPTDPSAYTPHPTDPVAVQQALEALKSLPEGNHGALALPNGAYGDRTTPRTENVLQPAQQTSFNYPTNGLASPLFGAQPFTQQMLLYEEFGPEKLDPTVEAGTLPFPIPTTGPAPEQDPNSVARSGPTGAALETFLRQPGLLPFPTQYANVLDRNPWKAQIEAFLNRHPVGSPAEGRPPGKGWSHQRWNEFYPQAAIKTAQAGARVNQGLRDNRQMHGYAKGEFGPGGLYHNTAGVPATEGTAKGIGIRFHPNMPIQNHNSLWTFDGTLPPKLLMARYGQPILMRHYNALPIDPAANGGFGLHTLSTHEHNGHNPAESDGYTNAFFFPGQYYDYRWPVQLAGYDSINTTAQDPRAAFPCAEGETLWVNDSQPGLKTCQNGSIKVRGDWRETMSTHWFHDHMLDFTAHNVYKGNAAMMNYYSALDRGNEALEDGVNLRLPSGSALPWGNRDYDVNLTFADKAWDQSGQLWFNPFNIDGFIGDQMMVNWLYKPYFDVRARSYRLRILNGSVSRYMKIAVVREVRGTGGEFRGPQGSGVSYNRVPFHMIANDGNIMEHAVPFDGSLDLNGNGDLKDDNGIMPTMAIAERYDIIINFAKHGIQPGDKIFFVNLMEHDTGKGPSEDAVSLADVLSEKYKAVIDQASKGPRWRDGDPVVGKFLQLNVKPYSGNDLSMDPVAYEPAKPGKAAGKKMIPLTIDRNDQNMQAKLKQARHRSFEFGRSDGTDTQPWTIKTDGGFGYAMDPRRITAAPQLASGPTDAGYSGDGTLEVWKIKNGGNGWSHPVHVHFEEGVILNRDGKAPPEWEKWARKDVYRVGPEVDSSEEVEMAIRFREFAGTFMEHCHNTQHEDNSMLLRFDLEHPGQIELMPSPMPTWDGVEFISSAALPGFRDEDDKGPGEGEDDNQLPVARDDSGATKAGVPITLNVLANDSDPDGDVPLTVVSLGQPDSGQGSVSTNGTQVTFTPPATVNEAYSAVFEYKVKDARDGVSKLAANVSVAVTPAAVEVDQNLKVTSASVTVRSNSRYAWELVGTSAMKIGETLAVTASTNNGPLSLGTATVLSGGNWRLSASTTGSGPSPNPTVTIKPLNGKAITVPLTVR, from the coding sequence ATGCAGCGCCGATCGACCCTTGATCTTTTCCGCTATTCTGGCGTTGCATCTGCGCTGTTGATCGCACTCGGAATTTCCTCTGCCAGTGCCGTGCCGATGGACGACACCAGCCCACCGTCACCGACCGACCCCTCGGCCTACACGCCCCACCCCACCGACCCTGTGGCCGTGCAGCAAGCGCTGGAGGCGCTGAAGTCGTTGCCCGAGGGCAACCACGGTGCGCTTGCGTTGCCTAACGGCGCGTACGGCGACCGAACCACGCCACGGACTGAAAACGTTCTGCAGCCGGCTCAGCAGACATCCTTCAATTACCCCACCAATGGCCTGGCCAGCCCGCTATTCGGTGCACAACCCTTTACCCAGCAGATGCTGCTGTATGAGGAATTCGGCCCGGAGAAACTCGACCCGACCGTCGAAGCCGGTACCCTTCCCTTCCCCATCCCCACAACCGGGCCAGCCCCGGAGCAAGATCCCAACAGTGTCGCTCGCAGCGGTCCCACCGGCGCGGCACTGGAAACCTTTCTTCGCCAACCAGGGCTATTGCCGTTCCCGACGCAATACGCCAACGTCCTCGACCGCAATCCCTGGAAGGCGCAGATCGAAGCCTTCCTCAACCGCCACCCAGTCGGCTCGCCGGCGGAGGGCCGGCCACCAGGAAAAGGCTGGTCGCATCAACGCTGGAACGAGTTCTACCCGCAGGCGGCGATCAAGACCGCGCAAGCCGGCGCGCGGGTCAACCAGGGCTTGCGCGACAACCGGCAAATGCACGGCTACGCCAAAGGCGAGTTCGGCCCCGGCGGGCTTTATCACAACACCGCCGGTGTACCTGCTACCGAGGGGACGGCCAAGGGCATCGGTATCCGCTTTCACCCGAACATGCCGATCCAGAACCACAACTCACTGTGGACCTTCGACGGCACGCTGCCGCCCAAGCTGCTGATGGCCCGCTACGGCCAACCGATACTGATGCGTCACTACAACGCCTTGCCAATCGACCCGGCAGCCAACGGCGGCTTCGGCCTGCATACCCTCAGCACCCATGAACACAACGGCCATAACCCGGCCGAAAGCGACGGTTATACCAACGCGTTCTTCTTCCCCGGTCAGTACTACGACTACCGCTGGCCGGTGCAACTGGCCGGCTACGACTCCATCAACACCACCGCGCAAGACCCCAGGGCCGCGTTCCCCTGCGCCGAGGGGGAAACACTCTGGGTCAACGATAGCCAACCCGGGCTCAAGACCTGCCAGAACGGCAGCATCAAAGTCCGCGGTGACTGGCGCGAAACCATGAGCACCCACTGGTTCCACGATCACATGCTCGATTTCACCGCCCACAACGTCTACAAGGGCAACGCGGCGATGATGAACTACTACAGCGCCCTTGACCGCGGTAACGAGGCACTGGAAGACGGCGTCAACCTGCGCCTGCCCAGCGGTTCGGCATTGCCTTGGGGCAACCGTGACTATGACGTCAACCTGACCTTTGCCGACAAGGCCTGGGACCAGAGTGGCCAACTGTGGTTCAACCCGTTCAACATCGACGGCTTCATCGGCGACCAGATGATGGTCAATTGGCTATACAAACCCTACTTTGACGTGCGCGCGCGTAGCTATCGCCTGCGCATCCTCAATGGCTCGGTGTCGCGCTACATGAAGATCGCCGTGGTCCGCGAAGTGCGTGGCACTGGTGGTGAATTTCGCGGCCCGCAAGGCTCCGGGGTGTCGTACAACCGGGTGCCGTTCCACATGATCGCCAACGACGGCAACATCATGGAACATGCCGTCCCCTTCGATGGCAGCCTGGACCTGAACGGCAACGGCGACCTCAAGGACGACAACGGCATCATGCCGACCATGGCCATCGCCGAGCGCTACGACATCATCATCAACTTCGCTAAACACGGGATTCAGCCCGGCGACAAGATCTTCTTCGTCAACCTCATGGAGCACGACACCGGCAAAGGCCCGAGCGAGGACGCGGTGTCGCTGGCCGATGTCCTGTCCGAGAAATACAAAGCGGTCATCGACCAGGCCAGCAAAGGCCCGAGGTGGCGCGACGGCGACCCGGTGGTCGGCAAGTTCCTCCAGCTCAACGTCAAGCCTTACAGCGGCAACGACCTGAGCATGGACCCTGTGGCCTATGAACCGGCCAAACCGGGTAAAGCCGCCGGCAAGAAAATGATCCCGCTGACCATCGACCGTAACGATCAGAACATGCAGGCCAAGCTCAAGCAGGCGCGCCACCGCAGCTTTGAATTCGGGCGTTCCGACGGCACCGACACCCAACCCTGGACGATCAAGACCGACGGCGGCTTTGGCTACGCCATGGACCCGCGGCGCATCACTGCCGCCCCGCAGCTGGCCTCAGGCCCGACCGACGCAGGCTACTCAGGCGACGGCACCCTGGAAGTGTGGAAGATCAAAAATGGCGGCAATGGCTGGAGCCACCCGGTGCATGTGCACTTCGAGGAAGGGGTCATTCTCAACCGCGACGGCAAGGCGCCACCGGAGTGGGAAAAATGGGCCCGCAAAGACGTCTATCGTGTAGGACCGGAAGTCGACAGCTCCGAGGAAGTCGAGATGGCGATCCGCTTCCGCGAGTTCGCCGGCACCTTCATGGAGCATTGCCATAACACTCAGCACGAAGACAACTCCATGCTGCTGCGCTTTGACCTTGAGCACCCGGGGCAGATCGAGCTGATGCCTTCGCCCATGCCGACTTGGGACGGTGTGGAATTCATCAGTTCCGCCGCCCTGCCTGGCTTCCGTGATGAGGACGACAAAGGACCGGGTGAAGGTGAAGACGACAATCAACTGCCCGTGGCCAGGGATGACAGCGGCGCCACCAAAGCCGGCGTGCCGATCACCCTCAATGTGCTGGCCAACGACAGTGACCCCGATGGTGACGTACCGCTGACCGTCGTCAGCCTGGGGCAACCGGACTCAGGTCAGGGCAGTGTCAGCACCAACGGGACCCAGGTGACCTTTACCCCACCCGCGACGGTAAACGAAGCCTACAGCGCAGTCTTCGAATACAAGGTCAAGGATGCGCGGGACGGTGTGTCAAAACTGGCGGCCAACGTGAGCGTTGCAGTCACTCCGGCGGCGGTAGAGGTTGATCAGAACCTCAAGGTAACCAGCGCCAGCGTCACCGTTCGCAGTAACAGCCGGTACGCCTGGGAGCTGGTCGGAACCAGCGCGATGAAGATTGGCGAAACCCTCGCGGTGACTGCATCGACCAACAACGGACCCTTGAGCCTGGGGACTGCGACGGTGTTGTCCGGTGGCAATTGGCGGCTGTCCGCCAGCACCACGGGCAGCGGGCCTTCGCCAAACCCGACGGTAACGATCAAGCCGCTTAACGGCAAAGCCATCACCGTTCCACTCACGGTGCGTTGA
- a CDS encoding SCO family protein, whose product MGWKTSKILSRLLLLTLCSAQWSLAAVSESAPAQQWGRDYFPNTPLINQDGQPVRFFDDLIKDKVVAINFIFTTCTDSCPLETARLRQVQKLLGERVGHDVFFYSISIDPETDTPEVLKHYAEKFKIGPGWQFLTGNKDDITLLRQKLGLFIKGVDDGQTKDHNLSLIIGNQSTGRWMKASPMENPYVLADRLGKSLHNWKLASANTNDYAEAPSVRQPSVGEQIYRTRCSSCHTLGDTEHAGMRSIGPDLLGVTRQRDPAWLTRWIKEPDVMLAEKDPLAMLLYEQYNRLAMPNLRLGDVEISALLTYLEEETERLQPQAPVSTSQASN is encoded by the coding sequence ATGGGCTGGAAAACTTCGAAAATACTCAGCCGCTTGCTGCTCCTTACGCTGTGCAGCGCGCAGTGGTCATTGGCGGCCGTCAGTGAAAGTGCCCCGGCCCAGCAATGGGGCCGGGACTACTTTCCCAACACCCCGCTGATTAACCAGGACGGTCAGCCAGTACGGTTTTTTGATGACCTGATCAAAGACAAGGTGGTGGCCATCAACTTCATCTTCACCACCTGTACCGACTCGTGCCCGTTGGAAACCGCGCGCCTGCGACAAGTGCAGAAACTGCTCGGCGAACGCGTGGGGCACGATGTGTTCTTCTACTCGATCAGTATCGATCCAGAAACCGATACCCCGGAAGTGCTCAAACACTATGCCGAGAAATTCAAGATTGGCCCCGGCTGGCAGTTTCTGACCGGTAACAAAGACGACATCACCCTGTTGCGACAAAAGCTCGGCCTGTTCATCAAGGGTGTCGATGACGGACAAACCAAAGACCATAACCTCAGCCTGATTATTGGTAATCAAAGCACCGGGCGCTGGATGAAGGCTTCCCCGATGGAAAACCCCTATGTGCTGGCCGACCGCCTGGGCAAAAGCCTGCACAACTGGAAGCTGGCCAGTGCCAACACCAACGACTATGCCGAAGCCCCCAGCGTGCGCCAGCCCAGCGTCGGCGAACAGATCTATCGGACGCGCTGCTCTTCCTGTCACACGCTCGGCGATACCGAGCACGCCGGGATGCGCAGCATCGGCCCGGATTTGCTCGGCGTCACCCGCCAGCGCGACCCTGCCTGGCTTACCCGCTGGATCAAAGAACCAGATGTGATGCTGGCAGAGAAGGATCCGCTGGCCATGTTGTTGTATGAGCAATACAACCGCCTGGCGATGCCCAACCTGCGTTTGGGCGATGTCGAGATCTCTGCCTTGCTGACATACCTGGAAGAAGAGACCGAACGCCTACAGCCGCAGGCGCCTGTCAGTACTTCGCAAGCAAGTAACTAA
- a CDS encoding copper chaperone PCu(A)C → MINRLLLLCTLLASSTLCFAHDYQVGELQISQPWSRELPVDLPGGSAYFTVHNQGSETDRLIAVSSPRAQTSRLHTQSSNDGMMNMQHVAGMDIPAHTEVTFQPGANHVMLSGMEQPLKAGEQFPLTLEFEKAGTIEVLVKVLPADAQASQDTAHVH, encoded by the coding sequence ATGATTAACCGTCTATTGCTGCTTTGCACACTGCTCGCCAGTAGCACCCTGTGTTTTGCGCATGACTATCAGGTCGGCGAGTTGCAGATCTCTCAACCATGGTCGCGTGAGCTGCCCGTCGACCTTCCTGGCGGCTCGGCTTATTTCACCGTGCACAATCAAGGGAGCGAAACGGATCGCCTGATCGCGGTCAGCAGCCCTCGTGCGCAAACATCCAGACTGCATACCCAATCCAGCAATGACGGCATGATGAACATGCAGCATGTTGCCGGCATGGACATTCCTGCGCATACCGAGGTGACGTTCCAACCCGGTGCCAACCATGTGATGTTGTCGGGAATGGAACAACCACTGAAAGCCGGCGAGCAGTTCCCGCTGACGCTGGAGTTCGAAAAGGCAGGCACGATTGAAGTGCTGGTCAAGGTTCTGCCGGCCGACGCACAGGCCAGTCAAGACACCGCTCACGTTCACTGA
- a CDS encoding MAPEG family protein, giving the protein MTSPSAIVLAGFIAWALALLVLMELLRGYLVLFKGVPANQFTPDNATLSPFMQRLARAHANCVEGLPIFAGLLVLALLTGQTAITDPLAYTFLVARLIQSCIHLASQSVAAVFCRFAAFAVQLAIAVYWVVRFLALASG; this is encoded by the coding sequence ATGACAAGTCCAAGTGCGATCGTGTTGGCCGGATTCATTGCGTGGGCGTTGGCGCTACTCGTTCTGATGGAGCTGCTGCGAGGTTATCTCGTGCTGTTCAAAGGTGTGCCGGCCAATCAATTTACCCCGGACAACGCCACGCTTTCTCCCTTCATGCAGCGCCTGGCGCGGGCGCACGCGAACTGTGTGGAAGGGCTGCCGATTTTTGCTGGCCTGCTGGTACTGGCCTTGCTCACCGGGCAAACAGCGATCACCGACCCACTGGCCTACACGTTTCTTGTCGCGCGACTGATTCAGTCGTGCATTCATCTGGCTTCTCAAAGTGTTGCGGCGGTCTTTTGCCGGTTTGCCGCGTTCGCTGTACAGCTGGCGATTGCCGTTTATTGGGTCGTCCGGTTCTTGGCCCTGGCCAGCGGCTAA
- the osmE gene encoding osmotically-inducible lipoprotein OsmE — protein sequence MNKAIFALVAMLSAASGCATDAYVYRDQPLVAKVETGMDKERVQNIGGKPLSETQRTVVPGTCFDYMLTQAGKKQPYHVSFDGAGKVDHTSFMTCAEWSRAQQKSREAPSNMGGYGGSGY from the coding sequence ATGAACAAAGCTATCTTCGCGCTGGTCGCCATGCTATCGGCAGCAAGTGGCTGCGCTACTGACGCCTATGTCTATCGTGACCAGCCACTGGTTGCAAAGGTCGAGACAGGCATGGACAAAGAACGGGTCCAGAACATTGGCGGCAAGCCACTATCAGAAACCCAGCGTACCGTGGTACCCGGTACCTGTTTCGACTATATGCTCACCCAAGCCGGCAAAAAGCAGCCTTACCATGTCAGCTTCGATGGCGCGGGGAAAGTGGACCACACAAGTTTCATGACCTGCGCAGAATGGAGCCGCGCCCAGCAGAAGTCCAGGGAAGCGCCCAGCAACATGGGGGGCTACGGAGGATCGGGTTATTAG
- a CDS encoding sensor histidine kinase, with translation MNAASFWSRYFPVRSVTSSDSAEQFDLLRWFSVISFLIIGAVAIGLGSLSTRFLMNESLERDALLSAQFIQAVAVGEIRHHDLSGMQMGAVLAPSVYGMLNEETALNRGRARSEFLDHLAHLPDILLATIYSPDRVVVWSTNPILVGRKIVGDAALEAAFTSRGRVSARYNEVEDGRIEQQFIHPPQEFFIENYIPLIDEQGNVLAMVEIYKEPVDLIERVNRGFRLIWMATALGGLGIYFGLFWIVWRASKLLASQQNQLVANKTYGGLVEMSTAVAHSMRNPLASIRTSAELAQSMEGQPAAKNIADIVSQVDRMSIWVRDLLLCLRPLRGESEQVDLVGAVHSVLSAFEQQIAYSKVQVAFDSGPTPLVVSHQLLLAQVLNSVIANAIEAMPDGGRLAISTSLSADGQKLYLSINDSGKGMTRQQEMMAFKSFYTTKLGGLGIGLIMVKQIMERFGGEVSLSSQEQAGTSVCLCFKVAS, from the coding sequence ATGAATGCAGCGTCATTCTGGTCCAGATACTTTCCTGTTCGAAGCGTTACATCAAGCGATTCCGCTGAGCAGTTCGATCTGTTGCGTTGGTTCTCGGTCATCAGCTTTCTCATCATTGGCGCCGTTGCCATTGGCCTCGGCTCGCTGTCGACGCGTTTTCTGATGAACGAAAGCCTCGAGCGCGATGCGCTGTTGTCGGCTCAGTTCATTCAGGCGGTGGCGGTCGGCGAAATCCGCCATCACGACCTCTCGGGCATGCAGATGGGGGCGGTGCTGGCGCCATCGGTGTATGGCATGTTGAACGAGGAAACAGCGCTTAACCGGGGGCGTGCACGTTCCGAGTTTCTCGACCATCTCGCCCACCTTCCGGACATTCTGTTGGCAACCATCTATTCGCCCGACAGGGTGGTTGTCTGGTCAACCAATCCGATATTGGTGGGGCGCAAGATTGTGGGGGATGCCGCACTTGAGGCCGCTTTTACCTCCAGGGGCCGCGTTTCGGCGAGGTATAACGAAGTTGAGGATGGGCGGATCGAGCAGCAGTTTATCCACCCTCCACAGGAGTTCTTTATCGAGAACTACATTCCGCTGATTGACGAACAAGGCAATGTTCTGGCGATGGTGGAAATTTATAAAGAACCGGTGGACTTGATCGAGCGGGTCAATCGGGGCTTTCGCTTGATCTGGATGGCCACGGCGCTGGGCGGGCTGGGCATTTACTTCGGGCTGTTCTGGATCGTCTGGCGCGCATCGAAGTTACTGGCCTCCCAGCAGAATCAACTGGTGGCCAACAAGACCTACGGCGGCCTGGTGGAAATGTCGACCGCAGTCGCGCATAGCATGCGTAACCCGTTGGCAAGCATCCGCACCAGCGCCGAGCTTGCGCAAAGTATGGAGGGGCAACCGGCCGCGAAAAATATTGCCGATATCGTCAGTCAGGTTGACCGCATGTCGATCTGGGTAAGGGATTTGCTGCTGTGTTTGCGACCGTTGCGCGGCGAGTCGGAACAGGTTGACCTGGTCGGCGCGGTTCATTCGGTATTGAGTGCCTTTGAGCAGCAGATAGCCTACTCGAAAGTCCAGGTAGCGTTTGATTCCGGGCCCACGCCGCTGGTGGTGAGTCACCAACTGTTGCTTGCACAGGTGCTCAACAGCGTGATTGCCAATGCTATTGAAGCAATGCCCGATGGCGGCCGGCTGGCGATCAGCACCAGCCTGTCTGCAGACGGGCAAAAGCTCTATCTCTCGATCAACGACAGCGGTAAAGGCATGACCCGCCAGCAGGAAATGATGGCCTTCAAGTCGTTCTACACCACCAAACTGGGCGGGCTGGGAATCGGTTTGATTATGGTCAAGCAGATCATGGAGCGCTTTGGCGGGGAGGTCAGTCTCAGTAGCCAGGAGCAGGCGGGGACCAGTGTTTGTCTGTGCTTCAAGGTTGCGAGCTGA
- a CDS encoding anti-virulence regulator CigR family protein encodes MFRPKSVIAVLTSLALVAGSAGALADPGGNGQGNGKGNSQKAQGHSGQGKEKASDWSHGPSIDRGSVLSVLTSYRDYWSPGAALPPGIQKNLARGKPLPPGIAKKLDGRLLGHLPRYDGYEWQQAGTDLILVAIATGIIYEVLNGALD; translated from the coding sequence ATGTTCAGACCCAAGTCAGTGATAGCGGTACTTACCAGCCTCGCACTCGTAGCAGGATCTGCTGGTGCGTTGGCCGACCCGGGTGGAAATGGCCAAGGGAACGGCAAGGGTAATTCGCAAAAAGCCCAGGGCCACAGCGGCCAGGGCAAAGAGAAGGCCTCCGACTGGAGCCATGGGCCTAGCATTGACCGTGGCAGCGTGCTCAGTGTGCTGACGAGCTACCGTGACTATTGGAGCCCTGGGGCTGCGTTGCCTCCTGGCATCCAGAAGAACTTAGCCCGAGGGAAGCCTTTGCCACCTGGAATCGCGAAGAAGCTCGATGGCAGGCTGTTGGGGCATCTGCCGCGTTACGATGGCTACGAGTGGCAGCAAGCCGGGACGGATCTGATTCTGGTCGCTATTGCGACAGGCATTATTTACGAAGTGCTCAATGGCGCTCTGGACTAG